From the Primulina tabacum isolate GXHZ01 chromosome 3, ASM2559414v2, whole genome shotgun sequence genome, one window contains:
- the LOC142540235 gene encoding putative acetyltransferase At3g50280 — protein MPSSSSMVVVSKQTVYPQNKSAFESLKLSVSDLPMLSCQYIQKGVLLPAPLLSSASLISFFKLSLSKTLSHFPPLAGRLGTDDATGHVYILCNDAGVDLYHAKASHLSTTTLVPPPDQDIPAAYRRFFQLDDTLSYAGHHKPLVTIQITELTDAVFVGCTMNHAVVDGTSFWNFFNTFAEIARGESKISRAPDFCRDTVFDSPAVLAFPAGGPSVTFSGDEPLREKIFHFSREAILRLKCRANNADPTQKLQVSSAEIMSKQSNDNWTVAHNRQSNGKLTSVMEANPPTAEISSFQSLCAQLWRSVTRARNLAPTKTTTFRMAVNCRHRIEPRLAPLYFGNAIQSIPTVATSGELLANDLSWGADQLHDNVVAHDDATVRRGVKDWESNPRLFPLGNFDGAMITMGSSPRFPMYDNDFGWGRPLAVRSGKANKFDGKISAFPGREGNGSVDLEVVLAPETMAGLENDLEFMQYVS, from the coding sequence ATGCCCTCTTCTTCTTCCATGGTAGTTGTCTCCAAACAAACTGTGTATCCTCAGAACAAATCCGCCTTCGAATCTCTGAAGCTCTCCGTATCCGATCTTCCCATGCTTTCATGTCAATATATTCAGAAAGGCGTTTTACTTCCAGCTCCCCTGCTTTCCTCGGCTTCCCTCATCTCTTTTTTCAAGCTTTCCCTGTCTAAAACCCTCTCTCACTTCCCACCACTCGCGGGCAGGCTCGGCACCGACGATGCCACCGGCCATGTGTATATTCTTTGCAACGACGCTGGTGTAGATCTTTACCATGCCAAGGCGTCGCACCTCTCTACCACGACATTGGTTCCTCCGCCCGACCAGGACATACCCGCCGCGTACCGGAGGTTCTTCCAGCTCGACGACACTCTTAGCTACGCAGGCCATCATAAGCCACTCGTTACTATTCAGATCACGGAACTAACCGATGCCGTTTTCGTCGGATGCACCATGAATCACGCCGTGGTCGACGGCACGTCCTTCTGGAACTTCTTCAACACCTTCGCGGAAATCGCGAGAGGTGAGAGTAAGATCTCGAGGGCGCCGGACTTCTGTCGTGACACCGTTTTTGATTCTCCAGCTGTGCTGGCGTTCCCCGCCGGGGGACCGTCGGTTACATTTTCCGGCGACGAGCCTCTACGGGAGAAGATCTTCCATTTCAGCAGAGAAGCGATCCTAAGACTGAAATGTAGGGCTAACAATGCTGATCCTACTCAAAAGCTTCAAGTCTCCTCGGCGGAGATTATGAGCAAACAAAGTAACGACAATTGGACAGTTGCACATAACCGCCAAAGTAACGGAAAGTTAACGTCCGTCATGGAAGCCAACCCGCCAACGGCTGAGATCTCATCGTTCCAGTCCCTATGCGCCCAGCTGTGGAGATCCGTGACACGCGCCAGAAACCTCGCCCCCACCAAAACGACTACATTCCGAATGGCGGTGAACTGCAGACATCGGATCGAACCGCGGCTCGCCCCACTATATTTCGGCAACGCAATCCAAAGCATACCAACCGTTGCCACATCCGGCGAGCTATTAGCCAACGACTTGAGCTGGGGAGCTGATCAGCTTCACGATAACGTAGTGGCCCACGACGACGCTACAGTCCGACGGGGTGTGAAAGACTGGGAGAGCAATCCGAGACTGTTCCCGCTAGGGAATTTCGACGGTGCGATGATCACCATGGGAAGCTCCCCCAGGTTTCCGATGTACGACAATGATTTCGGGTGGGGGCGGCCGTTGGCAGTGAGAAGCGGTAAGGCTAATAAATTCGACGGTAAGATCTCGGCTTTTCCGGGGAGAGAAGGAAATGGGAGCGTTGATCTTGAGGTTGTTCTTGCGCCGGAGACCATGGCTGGACTGGAGAATGATTTGGAATTTATGCAATATGTTTCGTAA